Within the Mucilaginibacter sp. CSA2-8R genome, the region ATGTCTTCGGCTATGGCGGCTGCTTCTTCGGCGTCACCTCTGGCCAGTTCTTCGTTCATCTCATCAATCAGCTCCATACTCACTTCCGAGAAGTTGTTGACAAAGTTGAGCGGGTTTTGTATTTCGTGGGCTATACCGGCAGTAAGCTCGCCGAGCGAAGCCAGTTTTTCCTGCTGTATTAGTTGCGCCTGGGTAGCTTTCAGTTCTTGTACGCTTTGTTCTAAGGCTTCTTTTTGCTGAGTAATTTCGGCAGTACGCTGGGCTACCATCATTTCCAGTTCAGAGTTTTTCTCGTTAATCTGCTCAACTTCTTTTTGCTGTTTGCGAAAAGTAGCTGCCCGGCCAAATATCCACACAAAGGCTGCCAGTACAGCAAATTGTATATACTCCTCCCACAACACTTCCCCATCCTTACTAAATATTTCGAGCAACCCATAAATGAGGGTTATTGCAATTAACGGATAATGCAAATTGATTACCGGCTTCATTTTTTTAAAGTCCGGCTCATTTTGCACGTAATATACCACACCCAATAAAACAACAGCTCCGGCTATTTCATCAAAACCATCATGCAGATAGCGCTTGGTAATTAAAAAGAGCCCTACAATAATCCAACTGAATACATTGATTAAATTACCCCATTTAAGATAGAGGTCGGTGGTTTTGGTAGCTTTACGAACATCTTTAATTAATAAGAATGCAGCCAGATAACTAAAAAAATACATGCAATTACAGTGCGGTTAGTTTGGTTACTAAAGGTAATAGTTTAAACCAATTTATTAGCATAGCATGCCATTAAACAGGCATGGCGCCAATAAAATCCGGTTTAAACAGAAGTAAAACCGTGGACTTGTTTCCAGATTACAAATCATTAAATATATTTATCCTCCTAAATTAATGTGTAATGCGCTTTGAAGAAGCAGTTAAAGATATCATTGATCAGTTAACCCGGCAATTGCCCGCACAGTTAACTTATCATAGTATTCATCACATCAAAGACGTATATCAAACGGCTAAGGCTATTGCCCGGCAGGAGGGCCTATCAGAAAATGACACCCATTTGCTACTTACTGCTGCCAGCTATCATGATGCCGGATTTTTGAAACATGCACAGGGCCACGAAGAAGAATCATGCCGGATGGCCAAGGCCGCATTGCCTGCCTATGGGTACACCAGCCATAACATTGAACAAATTTGCGCAATAATTATGGCTACCCGGATACCGCAAACACCACATAATTTAGTGGAACAAATATTAGCTGATGCCGACCTGGATTATCTAGGCCGGGACGATTTTTTCAGCATCGGAAACCAATTGTTCACCGAGTTAAAAACCGCCGGCACTATCCATACCGAGCTGGAATGGAACCGGATGCAGGTAAAATTTATGGAAGCACACCACTATTTTACAGGTACTTCTAAACGGCTGCGTGACGCTAAAAAAGAAGCGAATTTAGCGTTGGTAAAGGCTAAAATTAATTAAGTTTGCGGGTAATGAAAGGTTTAAACTTGCCGCAATGGGTTATTGATGCCTTCTATACCATAACCGGCATTTTATTTTGCGGCTTTGCACTTAAAGGTTTTTTAGTTCCCAATAAGTTTTTTGACGGCGGCGTAACCGGTATCTCCCTGCTGCTGCATGAGCTTTATCATTTTAATATTGCCTATGTAATTGTACTGGTCAATATCCCTTTCATTATCATGGGCTCTGTGCAAGTAAATCGCCGGTTTGCCTTTCGTACTCTGGCTGCGGTAATTGGCTTAGGTTTATGTTTGCAGTTTGTACATTACCCGCAAATTACGAGCGATAAATTACTGGTGTCGATATTTGGCGGCGTTTTTATGGGTATAGGTGTGGGCCTAGCCATGCGGGGCGGATGTGCGTTAGATGGCATTGAAGTATTAGCTTTATACACCGGCAAGCGGATCAGCTTTACCATCAGCGAAATTATTTTAGGCATCAACATTATCATTTTTTTAATTGCCGCCGTTGAGCTGGGTTTGCCTACTGCGTTATATTCTATCCTCACTTACTATACCGCATCGCGTACCATTAACTTTGTGATCGAAGGCTTGGAGGAATATACGGGTGTAACCATCATTTCGGGCCAAAGCCAGGTAATTAAAGAGCGCCTGGTGATGGAATTAGGCAGGGGCATAACCGTATACAAAGGAGAGCGCGGATTTTTAAAAGAAAGTTTTGATGTTAGCCAGCCGGTCGACATTGTTTTTACCGTAGTTACCCGTTTGGAAGTACGTCGCCTGCGCAACCTGGTACATGATATTGACAGCAAAGCCTTTGTATTTACCAGCAGTATTAAAGAAGCGGCCGGGGGTGTGCTTAAACGCCGGGCAAGGCACTAATACTGGCTTTTTATCTTAACGCGTTTATAAACCATACTGAGGAAGATCAGCCGGGTAACAGCAAAGATCAGCCTTTGAGATTTAAAAGAATCAGTAAAAGATTTTTACCCTTTATACGTTAAAGGCCTTAATGCCGAAACCAAAATACGTTTTTGGCATTATTACCTACAGCATTATAACTTGATGGCCTTTATCAATACCAAATTTTCTGTTTCACTCATTAACGTTTTATCTTTAAACAGTTTATGAGTAACCCCTACCTACGAAAAAAGCGCTGGAAATACCTGTTAATGTTTTTTGCCGTACTTATTGCGGCCTGCTCATTGCTATACACCAAATATTTGGTAAGAAACATTGCAAAATCAGAACGTACTCGTGCGCAGGTATGGGCGTTATCTATGAAACAGGTTTTTACCACGGTTGACGAGGAGCAACTGAATTATGTGTTTCTTGTGCGCGACAGCTTAACCGTACCAGCCATTGTAACCGACGAAAAAGGTGATTTTAAGTTTACCCGTGGTTTAGACTCTACTAAAACTTTTATTAACCTCCCACCCGAACCAGGCATTGACCCTAAGAAAGCATTAGTATACGATCTGCCATATTTTCAGCAGGAGCTTGAAAATATGAAAGCCCAGCACGAACCTATCAGGGTTAAAGTATCTGGGTTTGATAATAGCTATTGGGTAGTGTATTACAAAGACTCGCAACTGCTTACTCAATTGCGGGTATTCCCTTACATTCAGCTCACCATTATTGCCATATTTTTAATTGTAGCTTATTCGGCGTTCAGTTCATCGCGTAAATCTGAGCAGAACCAGGTTTGGGTAGGCCTGGCTAAAGAAACAGCCCACCAGTTAGGCACCCCTATATCATCATTACTGGCTTGGATTGAGTTGTTAAAGGATAAGTTTGATGCTGATGACGATCCGTTGATTGTGGAGATGGCCAACGACGTAAAGCGACTGGAAGTGGTAGCCGACCGTTTCTCAAAAATAGGCTCGAAACCCGTACTTGAACCCCATTCGGTATACGATGTGGTTAAAGACTTTGTGGACTATTTTAAAGTTCGTGTTAGCGATAAAATCAGCTTTGAGCTACATGGCGACCGCTTTTTAACAGCTGAATTGAATATTCCGCTGTTTGATTGGGTGATAGAGAACTTACTAAAAAATGCGGTAAATGCCATTGAAGCACCAGGAAATATTAAAGTTTACATTACCGCCAGTAAAGCACGCAACCAGGTTTATATTGATGTTACCGATACGGGCAAAGGCATACCACGTTCAAAATTTACTACGGTTTTCAGGCCTGGATACACTACCCGTAAACGCGGCTGGGGCCTGGGGTTATCATTAACCAAACGCATGGTTGAAAACTACCACAACGGGCATATCTTTGTTAAAGATTCTGAATTGGGCAAGGGTACTACCTTCAGAATTGTACTCAGAAATACACAAGATGATTTTGAATCCACCATCTAACGAGTACGCGGCCTTTTATGCCAATTATGTGGCCTTAGCCGAAGGTAAGGATACAAATATTTTGCACCTGCTTGCAGCGCTTAAGCAAAGCACTTTTCAAACCTTCAGCAGCATCAATCCGGACCGGCAAGATTATGCTTACGCAACAGGCAAGTGGACCATCAAACAACTACTAAATCATCTGATAGACGCAGAACGTATTTTTGCTTACCGGCTGCTTCGTTTGCTCCGCGGCGACCAGACACCATTGCCCGGATTTGACGAAAATACCTATGCAGACAACGCTGACTTGAGTAACCGCACCCTATCCGACTTGGCCGCCGAATTTAAAGCCATTCGCGAAGGCAATCTATTTCTCTATAACACCGTAACCGAGACGCAGTCGCTGCTTTCAGGTACAGCCAGCGGCTCGATGGTATCTGTTAGAGCCTTGCTATACATTATTGCCGGGCACGAACTGCACCATCTGAATATTTTAAAAGAGCGCTACCTGTAAACGGCAAAAAGCCCCTTCTTATAAAGAAGCTGCTTTAAGCATTGATGTTAATGATTGATTACCAAAAGCGGTAATTATACGAGGTCTTTTTCTTCAACGTAAGTTGCCGGCTTAGCTTTATCCAACACTTCTTTTTTCTCGATGAGGTAAGAAATAAACAAACCTAATCCGCCAAAAACAGCTACCAGACTTGCATAGATGGCTTCGTTTTCGTCCATTGACTCTTTAAATACGGTCCTGTCTAATACCGAAGCCAAAAACAAGCCTAAACCGGCACCAATCAGCAATAGCCCCCATTTTAAGTTTTGAAAAGGTGCCGATTGAGGTTTGTAACGGCGGGGGTCCATGCCACGTTCAATCATGGCCAGTTTTTCGCGTTTTGATAGATAAACAATACCGAATATCATGGCAAAAAAGCCGAGTGGTACTAAAATTCCGATGAGTTCTTTAGAGACTTCCATTGTATTTGTGTGTTTAAAATGAGTAATATAATTTGCTTTGCTCACCAACTGCGGCGATTTGTAAGCTATGACCACATCAGTTTAAAGGAGGTTACACCGGTTACCAGATTTTTTACAAAATATTTTTATCTACTTTTATTTAAAATTTCCTGTAACCTTAACTGGCGGCGTGTGGTCATAGCCGTTATATAATGCAAAGCAAGTTTTCGGATATTGAATTAATTGAGCAGACACTGCAGGGAAACCAGGCAGCCTATGCCGATTTGGTAAAACGCCATCAACGCTTTGTTTTTACTTTGGCTATGCGTTTTACTAAAACGCGCGAGGACGCGGAGGAAGTTGCACAAGACAGTTTTATTAAAGCATACCGTTCTTTGCAAAACTTTCAGGGGCAAAGTAAATTCAGTACCTGGTTGTATAGCATTGTATATACCACCGCCATGACTTTTTTGCGCAAGCGCAGATTAGATACCTCATCTATTGATGATGAAAATAATCACCTTCAACTCGAAAACCAGTCGGGCGGCTTTAAAAATGACATGGCCGAAAATAAGTCGAGGTCATACTACGTAAATCAGGCTATTGAGCAGTTGCTGCCCGACGATGCCATGATTATTACCTTATTCTACAAAGGCGAACAAAGCCTGGAAGAAATAGCTGCAACCCTGGGTATGGAGCCTAATAATGTTAAGGTTAAACTATTCAGGGCACGGCAGCGTTTAAAAGAAAAGCTGGAACGTAATTTAAAACACGAAGTGAGCGAATTGATATGAACAGTATTGAGGAAAAATTGTGGAATTATCTGGACGGAAATTGTTCACCAGAAGAGCGCGAGGCTATCAGTCATCTAATTGCCACCGACCCAACATATCAGCAAAAACACCAGGAGTTGCTGGCCTTTAACCAAGAACTCGAAAATATTGAGTTGGATGCCCCGCCGATGGCCTTTACTTACAATGTGATGGAGGCCATCCGCACCGAAGAAGCCAGCAAGCCGCTCAAAGCCAGCATTGACCATCGCATTATTACAGCAATAGCTGCTTTTTTTATAGTTACCATTGCCGTTTTACTGGTAACTGCGCTGGCCAACAGCCATACATACGGCGTGCATGAAACAGTTCAAATACCGGTTAAAGTTCAAATACCAACTTTAACAAGATACTTCTCCGGCCCTGTAATGAAAGGCTTTTTGTTTTTTGATGTAGTGTTAGCACTGTTTCTTTTTGACGGATATTTGCGTAAAAAACACATTACTACACTATAACATGACAATGCTGTACAACCTGACAATGATTATGAAAAATTGTCAGTTAGGTAACTACTAACGTATATTTTAAAAATCACGTTAGCTAATATAATCTTTTTTCAAATTATAAATACCAATTATGCAATTTTGGTATAACAATTGTTATAACATATATGAATTGGTAAACTTACCAATTTAATTGTGATAAGGTTTAGGTTGAAAGTCCCCCGGTGCAAGACTGGGGGGCTTTTTATTTTGTAGCCTATCCAACTGTTTTTTTATTATTTTCTTTCTTTTCAAGTCTTCAACATCAGCTTCTCATAACAAAGCATAACTTTGTCTGTACAAAACTATATCAGACAATATGAAAAAGTTATACACTTTATTAGTGGCTGCGTTAGCCGCGGGCCTCACATTAACTTCTCAGGCCCAAGGGTTTAAAGTACCGCAGGCAAGTTCGGCCCAAACTATTACGCAAGAATTTGGCTTAGGAAAAATTACGGTGAGCTACTCACGTCCTAACGTTAAAGGCCGCAAAATTTTTGGAGGCTTGGAGCCTTATGGTAAAGTTTGGCGCACCGGGGCAAATACGGCCACGGTAATTACCTTTACCGATGATGTAACCTTAGATGGCAACAAAGTGCCCGCTGGTGAATACGCACTGTTCACCATTCCCGACACTAAAGAGTGGACGGTTGTTTTAAACAAAACTACCAAGCAATGGGGTGCGTATGAATATAAACAAGCTGACGACTTTTTAAGGTTTAAGGTAAAGCCCGGTAAAACGCCCCAACCCGTAGAAACATTTGCCATACAATTTGAAAATGTTATGCCATCAACGGCCGACTTACATTTGATGTGGGAACGTACTGACCTGGCTGTTCATCTTACTACTGACGTTGACACCCGTGTAATGGCAGGTATTGCAACTGCCATGAACGGCGAGAAAAAGCCTTACTTTAATGCTGCAACATATTACTACGAAAATGGTAAAGATTTAAACAAAGCGTTAGAGTGGATTACCGAAGCCGAAAAAACAAACACTAAAGCACCGCATATTAAACTTTGGAAAGCCCGCATACAGTTAAAAATGGGCAACAAGGCGGCCGCGGCAGCAACAGCACAAGAAGGTGCAGCCTTAGCTAAAGAGCAGAAAAACGATGAGTATGTAAAACTGAACGAAGCGGTATTAGCTCAGGCTAAAAGCTAATCCATTTAACTGGTTTTCTATAAATCAAAAACGGGTCATGCAAATTTTGCATGACCCGTTTTTGTAAATCTTATGCCTCTGGAGCTTAAGCGCTCTGACGGCCTTTAACCAATACTTTTAAAAACACGGCAGCGCTTAATAAACCTAATACAGCACCTACCGGTATGTAAATAAAGCCACGGTTAATAATGGCACCTATAAACAAACCTGCAAGCAAGCCGATAATGTAAAAATAAGAGTCGTTGTTTTCTTCTTTTGTATGATGTGCCATAGTTTTTTAAATATCTTGTAAGCAAAAGTAGTTGATTAACCTTTGTTTACAAAACTTTGTTTATTATAAGTTGCGGCGGGCAATATTAATCAGACATCAAATAAATGAAGTTTGTGGTTTTATCTATACCATAACACCTTACATTTGTAAAGCATCATTTGCTTTTTTACAGTCACTTATCACACCAAACCATCATCATACTTAAGAATGAAAAAAATCAGGCTTATTCAACTTGCAGTAGTTTTATTTATAACTATTACTACCCTATCAGTAAAAGCACAAAAACAGCCAAGAGTAAACGCTAAAAAATCGGTTGAAGAAACGGTTGAAAAAATGCGCAAGCTTATGGTTGACCCGGACAGTGCAGCCCTGTCAGCATTGGCCTCTCCCAAATTAACTTTCGGGCACTCGTCCGGAAAAGTACAAAACAAGCAAGAATTTCTCCACTCTTTTTTAAGCGGCGACACCGATTTTACCAGCCTGGAGTTTACTGACCAAACTATCATTGTTTCGGGAAGTACGGCTATCGTACGCCATACGCTTACCGGTGCCACTAATGATAAAGGCAAGGCACCCGGCACCGTTAAGTTGCTTATTATGCTGGTATGGCAAAAAGTAAAAGGCGAGTGGCTACTGCTGGCCCGTCAGGCTGTTAAATTCCCGACCGCTTAAATTAAAATACAACCAAATTATCATTATAAAAAATGAGTAATCCATCTAACCTGTTTAATTTATCAGGCAAAACGGCACTGGTAACCGGTGGCAACAAAGGTATAGGCAAAGGCATGGCTTTGGGCCTGGCCGAAGCCGGTGCAGACATCATTGTAGTATCGGGGTCTGTAGCACTCGAAGGCAGCGACGTTGAAAGAGAAGTTAAAGCTTTAGGCCGCAATTT harbors:
- a CDS encoding ATP-binding protein, which produces MYFFSYLAAFLLIKDVRKATKTTDLYLKWGNLINVFSWIIVGLFLITKRYLHDGFDEIAGAVVLLGVVYYVQNEPDFKKMKPVINLHYPLIAITLIYGLLEIFSKDGEVLWEEYIQFAVLAAFVWIFGRAATFRKQQKEVEQINEKNSELEMMVAQRTAEITQQKEALEQSVQELKATQAQLIQQEKLASLGELTAGIAHEIQNPLNFVNNFSEVSMELIDEMNEELARGDAEEAAAIAEDIKQNLEKIRHHGKRADGIVKGMLQHSRASTGQKEPADINILADEYLRLAYHGLRAKDKMFNAELVTHLDAGLPKVNIIPQDVGRVLLNLFTNAFYATMQKKKLNGSDYKPTVSVTTRVHQDEVVITVRDNGTGIPEDVKDKIMQPFFTTKPTGEGTGLGLSLSYDIIVKGHGGKINVETAEGEYTEFTISLPL
- a CDS encoding HD domain-containing protein, with product MRFEEAVKDIIDQLTRQLPAQLTYHSIHHIKDVYQTAKAIARQEGLSENDTHLLLTAASYHDAGFLKHAQGHEEESCRMAKAALPAYGYTSHNIEQICAIIMATRIPQTPHNLVEQILADADLDYLGRDDFFSIGNQLFTELKTAGTIHTELEWNRMQVKFMEAHHYFTGTSKRLRDAKKEANLALVKAKIN
- a CDS encoding YitT family protein, which encodes MKGLNLPQWVIDAFYTITGILFCGFALKGFLVPNKFFDGGVTGISLLLHELYHFNIAYVIVLVNIPFIIMGSVQVNRRFAFRTLAAVIGLGLCLQFVHYPQITSDKLLVSIFGGVFMGIGVGLAMRGGCALDGIEVLALYTGKRISFTISEIILGINIIIFLIAAVELGLPTALYSILTYYTASRTINFVIEGLEEYTGVTIISGQSQVIKERLVMELGRGITVYKGERGFLKESFDVSQPVDIVFTVVTRLEVRRLRNLVHDIDSKAFVFTSSIKEAAGGVLKRRARH
- a CDS encoding HAMP domain-containing sensor histidine kinase gives rise to the protein MSNPYLRKKRWKYLLMFFAVLIAACSLLYTKYLVRNIAKSERTRAQVWALSMKQVFTTVDEEQLNYVFLVRDSLTVPAIVTDEKGDFKFTRGLDSTKTFINLPPEPGIDPKKALVYDLPYFQQELENMKAQHEPIRVKVSGFDNSYWVVYYKDSQLLTQLRVFPYIQLTIIAIFLIVAYSAFSSSRKSEQNQVWVGLAKETAHQLGTPISSLLAWIELLKDKFDADDDPLIVEMANDVKRLEVVADRFSKIGSKPVLEPHSVYDVVKDFVDYFKVRVSDKISFELHGDRFLTAELNIPLFDWVIENLLKNAVNAIEAPGNIKVYITASKARNQVYIDVTDTGKGIPRSKFTTVFRPGYTTRKRGWGLGLSLTKRMVENYHNGHIFVKDSELGKGTTFRIVLRNTQDDFESTI
- a CDS encoding DinB family protein; its protein translation is MILNPPSNEYAAFYANYVALAEGKDTNILHLLAALKQSTFQTFSSINPDRQDYAYATGKWTIKQLLNHLIDAERIFAYRLLRLLRGDQTPLPGFDENTYADNADLSNRTLSDLAAEFKAIREGNLFLYNTVTETQSLLSGTASGSMVSVRALLYIIAGHELHHLNILKERYL
- a CDS encoding DUF6249 domain-containing protein, which codes for MEVSKELIGILVPLGFFAMIFGIVYLSKREKLAMIERGMDPRRYKPQSAPFQNLKWGLLLIGAGLGLFLASVLDRTVFKESMDENEAIYASLVAVFGGLGLFISYLIEKKEVLDKAKPATYVEEKDLV
- a CDS encoding RNA polymerase sigma factor — encoded protein: MQSKFSDIELIEQTLQGNQAAYADLVKRHQRFVFTLAMRFTKTREDAEEVAQDSFIKAYRSLQNFQGQSKFSTWLYSIVYTTAMTFLRKRRLDTSSIDDENNHLQLENQSGGFKNDMAENKSRSYYVNQAIEQLLPDDAMIITLFYKGEQSLEEIAATLGMEPNNVKVKLFRARQRLKEKLERNLKHEVSELI
- a CDS encoding DUF2911 domain-containing protein; protein product: MKKLYTLLVAALAAGLTLTSQAQGFKVPQASSAQTITQEFGLGKITVSYSRPNVKGRKIFGGLEPYGKVWRTGANTATVITFTDDVTLDGNKVPAGEYALFTIPDTKEWTVVLNKTTKQWGAYEYKQADDFLRFKVKPGKTPQPVETFAIQFENVMPSTADLHLMWERTDLAVHLTTDVDTRVMAGIATAMNGEKKPYFNAATYYYENGKDLNKALEWITEAEKTNTKAPHIKLWKARIQLKMGNKAAAAATAQEGAALAKEQKNDEYVKLNEAVLAQAKS
- a CDS encoding nuclear transport factor 2 family protein, with the translated sequence MKKIRLIQLAVVLFITITTLSVKAQKQPRVNAKKSVEETVEKMRKLMVDPDSAALSALASPKLTFGHSSGKVQNKQEFLHSFLSGDTDFTSLEFTDQTIIVSGSTAIVRHTLTGATNDKGKAPGTVKLLIMLVWQKVKGEWLLLARQAVKFPTA